In Nitrospirota bacterium, one DNA window encodes the following:
- a CDS encoding cytochrome c3 family protein, whose product MKKLLILAIILTVALAFIGTSLAVPPGKTIEFTKSPMGKVVFSGKIHADAGKKCTDCHPKIFKMKKGADEITMKDIYAGKFCGTCHNGKIAFNAKTGCMKCHKK is encoded by the coding sequence GTGAAGAAACTACTTATTTTAGCGATCATTCTGACTGTTGCACTTGCCTTTATTGGAACTTCCCTGGCTGTCCCCCCTGGTAAGACGATCGAGTTTACCAAAAGTCCGATGGGCAAGGTTGTCTTCTCCGGCAAAATACATGCTGATGCCGGCAAGAAGTGCACTGACTGCCATCCGAAGATATTCAAAATGAAAAAGGGTGCGGACGAGATAACCATGAAAGACATTTATGCCGGTAAGTTCTGCGGAACCTGCCATAACGGCAAAATTGCATTTAATGCAAAAACCGGTTGTATGAAATGCCACAAAAAGTAG
- a CDS encoding branched-chain amino acid transaminase, producing MIDKTEKIWMDGELVAWDDAKVHVLTHTMHYGLGVFEGIRCYETAEGPAIFRLKEHVDRLFKSAKIFLLDIPYTEEQIEEAIIKTVEVNGIKECYIRPLVYIGYGAMGLYPKGNPVRVSIAVWPWGTYLGDEGLEKGIKVKTSSFIRNHVNSNMSHGKVCGYYVNSQLAKKEAISCGYDEALLLDTEGFVSEGSGENIFIARGGNLKTTPLTSILEGITRNSMITIAGDEGIGIVEERFTRDEVYVSDEAFFTGTAAEVTPIRELDGRPVGDGKPGGITRRLQDIFFSIVRGENKRYREWLTVI from the coding sequence ATGATTGACAAGACTGAAAAGATATGGATGGATGGAGAACTGGTTGCATGGGATGATGCGAAGGTTCATGTCCTTACACATACAATGCACTACGGTCTTGGTGTTTTTGAGGGGATAAGGTGCTATGAGACTGCAGAGGGGCCTGCCATATTCAGGCTTAAGGAACACGTTGACAGACTCTTTAAATCAGCGAAAATCTTTCTCCTTGATATTCCGTACACCGAGGAGCAGATCGAGGAGGCCATTATAAAGACCGTGGAGGTCAATGGAATAAAAGAGTGTTATATAAGACCCCTTGTTTATATCGGCTATGGGGCCATGGGGCTTTATCCAAAGGGTAATCCTGTCAGGGTCTCTATTGCCGTATGGCCATGGGGTACATACCTCGGGGATGAAGGTCTGGAAAAGGGTATAAAGGTGAAGACATCTTCTTTTATAAGAAACCATGTTAATTCAAATATGTCGCACGGCAAGGTATGTGGTTATTACGTCAATTCTCAGCTGGCCAAGAAAGAGGCTATCTCATGTGGCTATGACGAGGCACTTTTGCTTGATACCGAAGGCTTTGTCTCTGAGGGCAGCGGTGAAAATATCTTTATTGCAAGGGGTGGCAATCTAAAGACCACACCCCTTACTTCCATTCTTGAGGGGATCACACGGAACAGCATGATCACCATTGCCGGAGACGAGGGTATCGGGATTGTAGAAGAGCGTTTTACAAGGGATGAGGTTTATGTTTCCGACGAAGCCTTTTTTACAGGAACGGCTGCAGAAGTAACCCCGATAAGGGAGCTTGATGGGAGGCCTGTAGGTGACGGCAAGCCGGGAGGAATTACAAGGAGACTTCAGGATATATTTTTCAGTATTGTAAGGGGAGAGAATAAAAGATACAGGGAGTGGTTAACTGTAATTTAG
- a CDS encoding phospholipase D-like domain-containing protein produces MIFNRKKIESILRERFVDGNMVLLLHRGPETFETIFKYLERATDIICLEFYIYRNDETGERLAEILRRKASEGVDVYVLYDHFGSFGTPRAFWKGLAGAGIKVKASHPFTWKAPGTYLRRDHKKLIVIDGEVAFTGGLNIANEYSGFHLLHHPIKLKDRKLHAWRDTGVILKGPAAMVLLDYFRKAWRLWSGEEITFRKDPPFYPDGFPVIPIFASSARGRRRMRKLLYWSIENSQTGINLTTAYFTPSLRMLSTLRKAVARGVRVRLLLPGRSDVPAAHYAARASFTKLLRHGIEIYTYSGTILHSKTYLFDSVWSIIGSANLDFQSLRKNDEGNVGILDERFGKEMLSIFEKDIEMSERIELDEWLRRPFCEKIKERFFATFRKRL; encoded by the coding sequence ATGATTTTTAACAGAAAAAAGATAGAGTCAATCCTCAGGGAACGTTTTGTTGACGGCAATATGGTGCTGCTTCTGCACCGGGGTCCCGAGACGTTTGAGACTATTTTCAAGTACCTGGAGAGGGCAACTGATATCATATGCCTTGAGTTCTATATCTACCGCAATGATGAAACCGGGGAGAGGCTTGCTGAAATACTCAGGAGAAAGGCATCAGAGGGTGTTGATGTTTACGTCCTCTATGACCACTTCGGCTCATTCGGCACACCACGTGCCTTCTGGAAAGGACTGGCAGGGGCAGGCATAAAGGTCAAGGCCTCTCATCCCTTTACCTGGAAGGCACCTGGAACCTATCTCAGGCGGGACCATAAAAAACTCATTGTAATAGATGGAGAGGTTGCCTTTACAGGCGGACTCAACATAGCAAACGAATACAGTGGATTCCACCTCCTTCACCATCCCATTAAACTAAAAGACCGGAAACTCCATGCATGGAGAGATACCGGCGTCATCTTGAAAGGTCCGGCTGCAATGGTACTCCTTGATTACTTCAGAAAGGCATGGCGTTTATGGTCTGGAGAAGAGATTACCTTCAGAAAAGATCCCCCATTTTATCCAGACGGCTTCCCCGTAATACCCATATTCGCCTCCTCGGCCCGCGGCCGGAGACGTATGAGAAAACTGCTGTACTGGAGCATAGAGAATTCACAGACAGGCATTAACCTTACAACAGCATATTTCACACCAAGCCTGCGAATGCTGAGCACTCTCAGAAAGGCCGTTGCCAGAGGGGTAAGGGTAAGACTTCTTCTGCCCGGAAGGAGTGATGTCCCGGCGGCACATTATGCCGCCAGGGCCTCGTTTACAAAACTCCTCAGGCATGGGATTGAGATATACACCTATTCAGGAACGATCCTGCACTCAAAAACCTATCTCTTTGACAGTGTATGGTCCATAATCGGATCTGCCAACCTTGATTTTCAGTCCCTGAGGAAAAATGATGAGGGAAATGTGGGAATACTTGACGAAAGGTTCGGTAAGGAAATGCTGAGTATTTTTGAAAAGGACATCGAGATGTCTGAAAGGATAGAGCTGGATGAGTGGCTCAGGCGTCCATTTTGTGAAAAGATTAAAGAAAGGTTTTTTGCCACCTTCAGAAAACGGCTTTAA
- a CDS encoding N-acetylmuramoyl-L-alanine amidase → MVRIVLQSEKKDMIRKAKVHSSYTLVRVEFPEDFKLSAPRATGNFEYTRRGKNLFLNIRGLKWIKLLRLKSPPRLVIDAYLKSGIVKELPDRKTPPEIKDLPPVLPENKPEETIEKLISTIVLDPGHGGYDLGIYTRNSSEKSLVLKVSKSLRYKLQKKRKKVFLTRRDDRYKSLMERILYARKKSPDLILSLHMTSSNHVAIYTTPLKQIHGEERYLLSNSQADHIDDSRLIARKIGSTIMQDLNVGVFFRELDIPILSYADSPAILIELPGADFFDYSRKNIELLVNSIMEGLLAYEKG, encoded by the coding sequence ATGGTACGGATAGTTCTGCAGTCAGAAAAAAAAGATATGATCCGGAAAGCAAAAGTGCATTCCTCCTATACACTTGTAAGGGTTGAGTTTCCCGAGGATTTCAAGCTCTCTGCACCCCGGGCAACAGGGAATTTCGAATATACAAGAAGGGGCAAAAACCTCTTTCTCAATATCAGGGGATTGAAATGGATTAAACTCCTCAGACTGAAATCTCCCCCACGGCTCGTAATAGATGCCTACCTGAAGAGCGGTATTGTCAAGGAACTTCCTGACCGGAAGACTCCCCCTGAAATCAAGGACCTGCCACCGGTTCTCCCTGAGAACAAGCCGGAGGAAACAATAGAAAAGCTGATCTCAACAATCGTGCTGGATCCCGGACATGGTGGTTATGACCTCGGAATCTATACCCGGAACTCCAGTGAAAAATCCCTTGTTCTTAAAGTTTCGAAATCTCTCAGGTATAAGCTGCAAAAGAAACGGAAAAAGGTCTTCCTGACAAGGAGAGACGACAGATATAAATCATTAATGGAGCGAATCCTTTATGCACGGAAAAAATCCCCTGACCTCATCCTGTCGCTCCACATGACCTCATCCAACCATGTAGCAATATATACCACTCCCCTGAAGCAGATACATGGTGAAGAACGTTACTTGCTCAGCAACTCTCAGGCTGACCATATTGATGACAGCAGGCTTATTGCAAGAAAAATCGGTTCCACCATCATGCAGGACCTGAACGTCGGCGTCTTCTTCAGGGAACTGGACATTCCGATACTTTCCTATGCCGACTCACCTGCCATCCTGATCGAGTTGCCAGGCGCTGATTTTTTTGATTATAGCAGAAAAAACATTGAACTGCTCGTTAACTCAATAATGGAGGGACTTCTTGCATATGAAAAAGGGTAA
- a CDS encoding GerMN domain-containing protein, whose translation MKKGNLLIILLVLVSLAGIGFGVFYFYFYEPRSEPVPVREDINESILKDYTTLKVYYPMGNRLELREKKVPGILSPIKMADILIREYLNLSGESETAILPEGTRLNNIFISSDGIVYLDFNQEFTRNFQGDVLDEYMLLKSIFNTMLSNLDIRDVMILINGKEAETIGGHFMINQPLKRIVAQEIRVEE comes from the coding sequence ATGAAAAAGGGTAATCTCCTGATAATACTGCTCGTCCTCGTCTCCCTGGCCGGAATTGGCTTTGGCGTCTTCTATTTCTATTTTTACGAACCCCGGTCAGAACCTGTTCCTGTCAGAGAGGACATTAACGAGAGCATTTTAAAAGACTATACAACCCTGAAGGTCTACTATCCCATGGGTAACAGGCTTGAACTGAGAGAGAAAAAGGTGCCGGGAATTCTTTCACCAATAAAGATGGCGGATATTCTGATAAGGGAGTATCTGAATCTCTCCGGTGAATCCGAGACCGCTATCCTGCCCGAGGGCACCAGGTTGAATAATATCTTTATTAGCAGTGACGGCATTGTCTACCTGGACTTTAACCAGGAATTTACAAGAAATTTTCAGGGTGATGTGCTGGATGAATATATGCTCCTGAAGAGCATTTTCAATACAATGCTGAGTAACCTCGACATAAGAGACGTCATGATACTCATTAACGGTAAGGAGGCAGAAACTATTGGCGGACACTTTATGATAAACCAGCCCCTGAAGAGAATCGTGGCCCAGGAGATAAGAGTTGAAGAATAA
- the murI gene encoding glutamate racemase produces MKNNQSGNCERTQNNGSAEQPIGIFDSGIGGLTVLREILNLMPRENMIYLGDTARVPYGIRSSETVTKYAMENTEFLLGKKIKLIVVACNTVSAISLDMLKKKTEVPVIGVLLPGAEAAIRSTRNKRVGVIGTETTIQSSAYHRAIISLDPEAEVLGVPCPLFVPLVEEGWTDEEVTLKVATRYLNGLKESNIDTLVLGCTHYPLLKGIINEVMGDGITLIDSAVETARVVGGILKGERLLRKNDAPPERRFFVTDSPDRFRKVGERFLGHRIEYIEKVEIPVI; encoded by the coding sequence TTGAAGAATAATCAGTCAGGAAATTGTGAAAGGACTCAAAACAACGGGTCTGCAGAACAGCCTATCGGCATATTTGATTCAGGCATAGGCGGGCTCACAGTCCTGAGGGAAATATTGAACCTGATGCCCCGGGAGAATATGATTTATTTAGGTGACACTGCAAGGGTACCTTACGGCATACGTTCTTCTGAAACGGTGACGAAATACGCCATGGAGAACACGGAATTCCTCCTTGGCAAAAAGATTAAACTCATTGTGGTGGCCTGCAACACGGTCTCAGCCATAAGTCTCGATATGCTAAAAAAAAAGACAGAAGTCCCGGTTATCGGGGTGCTGCTTCCAGGCGCTGAAGCAGCCATAAGGAGCACAAGGAACAAGAGGGTCGGTGTCATAGGGACCGAGACAACTATACAGAGCAGCGCATACCACAGGGCCATTATATCGCTTGACCCTGAAGCAGAAGTCCTCGGAGTTCCGTGTCCACTCTTTGTACCCCTTGTAGAGGAGGGATGGACTGATGAAGAAGTTACCCTCAAGGTAGCAACCAGATATCTTAACGGGCTTAAAGAGAGCAACATAGACACGCTTGTTCTTGGGTGCACTCACTATCCCCTCTTGAAGGGAATTATAAATGAGGTGATGGGAGACGGGATAACACTTATAGATTCCGCTGTTGAGACAGCAAGGGTTGTAGGTGGGATTTTAAAAGGAGAAAGACTATTAAGGAAAAACGATGCCCCGCCTGAAAGGAGATTCTTTGTAACCGATTCTCCTGACAGATTCCGGAAGGTGGGAGAGAGATTTCTCGGACACAGGATAGAATATATTGAAAAGGTGGAGATACCGGTGATTTAA
- the rph gene encoding ribonuclease PH — MRKDGRRKDELRPVKVTRHFIKHAEGSVLIEVGQTRVICTASIEERVPSFLRDQGRGWLTAEYAMIPRSTSTRITREAATGKIGGRTHEIQRLIGRSLRAVVDLESLGERTVWIDCDVIQADGGTRTASITGAYIALVNAMRYAVRNGIIEKNPVKDYLAAVSVGVVDGEPMLDLCYEEDFKAEVDMNIVMTGSGKYVEVQGTAEGEPFERETLDRLLTLAETGIKELIGIQKGALDEDSFSY; from the coding sequence ATGAGGAAGGACGGACGCAGGAAGGACGAACTGAGACCCGTAAAGGTTACAAGACATTTTATCAAACATGCTGAGGGTTCGGTTTTAATTGAGGTTGGACAAACAAGGGTAATATGTACTGCATCCATAGAGGAGAGGGTCCCATCGTTCCTGAGAGATCAGGGCAGGGGATGGTTAACAGCGGAATACGCAATGATTCCAAGGTCAACTTCCACAAGGATTACAAGGGAGGCAGCAACAGGTAAGATTGGTGGCAGGACTCATGAGATTCAAAGGCTCATAGGCAGGAGTCTGCGGGCCGTGGTAGACCTTGAATCCCTTGGTGAAAGGACTGTATGGATTGATTGTGATGTCATCCAGGCCGACGGCGGTACAAGGACGGCCTCAATCACCGGTGCATATATCGCCCTCGTAAATGCCATGCGGTATGCAGTAAGGAACGGTATTATCGAAAAAAATCCGGTAAAGGATTACCTCGCTGCCGTCAGTGTCGGTGTAGTGGATGGGGAGCCGATGCTGGATCTCTGTTATGAAGAGGATTTTAAGGCAGAGGTCGATATGAATATCGTCATGACGGGCAGCGGCAAGTATGTCGAGGTTCAGGGTACTGCCGAGGGTGAACCCTTCGAAAGAGAGACCCTCGACAGGCTCCTCACCCTTGCAGAGACAGGGATTAAAGAGCTTATCGGAATACAGAAAGGTGCACTTGATGAAGATTCTTTTAGCTACTAA
- the rdgB gene encoding RdgB/HAM1 family non-canonical purine NTP pyrophosphatase, with product MKILLATKNPGKIREMNRIFSNIGVEFIGLDTLEDVPEVVEDGRTYHENAMKKAMTFYNLASMPTLAEDSGLEVDALNGAPGIFSARFAGEKATDKENYEKLLTLLKEMPEEKRTTRFVSVLCLVVDGTPYFFEGEVWGRILEHPRGESGFGYDPIFVPVEYNMSFAELGADIKNRISHRARAMKKLKDFLKEQFGKQ from the coding sequence ATGAAGATTCTTTTAGCTACTAAAAATCCCGGGAAAATCAGGGAGATGAACCGGATATTCAGCAACATTGGTGTAGAATTTATTGGGCTGGATACATTGGAAGATGTCCCTGAAGTCGTAGAGGATGGCCGGACATATCACGAAAATGCCATGAAAAAGGCAATGACCTTCTATAATCTGGCATCCATGCCGACACTTGCCGAGGATTCCGGGCTTGAGGTGGATGCACTCAACGGAGCGCCGGGCATATTTTCGGCAAGGTTCGCCGGTGAAAAGGCCACTGACAAGGAAAACTATGAGAAACTCCTTACCCTTTTAAAAGAAATGCCTGAGGAGAAGAGAACGACCAGGTTTGTCTCTGTTCTCTGTCTCGTAGTTGATGGAACCCCTTACTTCTTTGAAGGAGAGGTGTGGGGACGCATACTTGAACACCCAAGAGGCGAATCAGGATTTGGCTATGACCCGATATTCGTGCCGGTGGAATACAACATGAGTTTTGCTGAACTCGGAGCCGATATCAAGAACCGGATAAGTCACAGGGCAAGGGCCATGAAAAAACTAAAAGATTTTCTGAAAGAACAATTTGGCAAGCAGTGA
- a CDS encoding chloride channel protein, translating to MRPGKHSSLIAMAILVGVLSGGANMLFRFTLEWTRNTIFHGGSELLGINKGGFYRILLPLLPITGALLLIPLSYKFPGMVNGYGFPAFLEKVNIKDGIIKLKTIFLKIIAPALTIGSGGSAGVEGPIAQIGGGLGSLTGQFFKVSGNRMKLLIAAGAAGGIAATFNAPIAGVMFATEIVLLGNFELTSFGVIVISSGIATVISRIYYGSNPAFIVPQYELEGLLETPLYLIMGLFIGPVAVLYTKFFYKVKDRFESANINPYLKPVVGALMVGTIGIFLPQTMGDGYEYIEEALKGNMVFSLMFLLIFLKILATSITLGSGGAGGVFAPALFIGAMTGGAFGIVVNYLFPGYTSSPGAYAMVGVGSFLAAVTHAPLTGMFLLFEMTGNYKIIIPTMFATTIGTFVAHRLFSESIDTFELSKRGINIHAGREVTLLSSIKVKDVMRRDFTPVRDKVNLKEFLELVINGSGGFYYPVVDSNGDMLGIISLQDMRRVLFEDYIKEIVTVGELATEDVLVLTPEDNLTTAMKNFALMDIEEIPVVAPDNNKKVVGMLRRGDVIAIYNREILRKHSV from the coding sequence ATGCGGCCCGGCAAACACTCCTCCCTTATTGCCATGGCAATACTGGTCGGTGTTCTGAGTGGAGGGGCAAACATGCTCTTCCGCTTTACACTGGAATGGACAAGGAACACGATTTTCCATGGCGGCTCAGAGCTTCTCGGCATCAATAAGGGCGGCTTTTACAGGATACTGCTTCCGCTGCTGCCCATAACAGGCGCGCTCCTGCTCATACCGCTATCGTACAAGTTTCCCGGTATGGTAAATGGTTATGGCTTCCCGGCATTTCTTGAAAAGGTAAACATCAAGGACGGCATAATCAAGCTCAAGACCATATTCCTGAAGATTATTGCCCCTGCACTCACAATAGGCTCAGGTGGCTCGGCAGGCGTGGAAGGCCCAATAGCACAGATAGGCGGCGGGCTTGGTTCTCTCACGGGTCAGTTCTTCAAGGTCTCCGGCAACCGCATGAAACTCCTGATTGCTGCCGGGGCTGCCGGAGGAATAGCCGCCACATTCAATGCACCTATTGCCGGAGTTATGTTTGCCACAGAGATTGTGCTGCTTGGAAATTTCGAACTCACCTCTTTTGGGGTGATCGTAATCTCATCCGGAATAGCAACGGTTATATCCAGAATATACTACGGCTCAAACCCGGCATTCATTGTCCCGCAGTATGAACTGGAAGGACTACTCGAAACCCCTCTTTATCTCATTATGGGACTTTTTATAGGCCCTGTGGCCGTACTCTATACAAAGTTCTTCTACAAGGTAAAGGACAGGTTTGAGAGTGCAAACATAAACCCGTATCTGAAACCTGTTGTAGGCGCTCTTATGGTCGGGACAATAGGCATATTCTTACCACAGACAATGGGTGACGGTTATGAATACATTGAAGAGGCCCTCAAGGGGAACATGGTCTTCTCATTAATGTTCCTCCTCATCTTCCTGAAGATACTGGCTACATCCATTACCCTTGGCTCTGGTGGCGCAGGCGGGGTATTTGCACCTGCACTTTTTATTGGTGCCATGACAGGTGGGGCCTTCGGCATAGTTGTCAACTACCTGTTCCCCGGTTACACATCATCCCCCGGTGCCTATGCCATGGTTGGTGTGGGGTCCTTTCTTGCTGCTGTTACACATGCCCCTCTTACGGGAATGTTCCTTTTATTTGAGATGACTGGAAACTACAAGATTATTATCCCCACGATGTTTGCCACAACCATAGGAACCTTTGTTGCACACAGGTTATTCAGCGAATCAATTGATACATTCGAACTCTCAAAACGGGGAATCAATATCCATGCGGGCAGGGAAGTAACCCTTTTAAGCTCTATAAAGGTCAAGGATGTGATGAGGCGGGATTTTACCCCTGTGAGAGACAAGGTAAACCTGAAGGAATTTTTAGAACTTGTAATAAACGGCAGCGGCGGATTCTATTATCCTGTTGTGGATTCAAATGGGGATATGTTGGGAATCATCTCTCTTCAGGATATGAGGAGGGTATTGTTTGAGGATTATATCAAGGAAATAGTCACGGTCGGTGAACTTGCAACAGAAGACGTCCTTGTCCTTACCCCTGAGGATAATCTGACCACAGCCATGAAAAATTTTGCCCTCATGGATATAGAGGAAATACCGGTAGTTGCGCCTGACAACAATAAAAAGGTTGTAGGTATGCTCAGAAGAGGTGATGTCATAGCCATATACAATAGAGAGATACTGAGGAAACACTCAGTTTAA
- the ftsH gene encoding ATP-dependent zinc metalloprotease FtsH, with protein sequence MNIYRSIFIWLLIGALMILLFDLISTPRKTYKELTFSDFISSVDSGQVDEISIKENEVTGTLKDGTKFRTYVEKYPDFINELRNKNVNIVVKPPAQNPWYITFFFSWGPIIFLALIWIFFMRQMQMGGNKALSFGKAKAKLVSDKSGKVTFQDIAGIEEAKTEVQEIIEYLKDPQKMTRLGGKIPKGVLLVGSPGTGKTLLAKAIAGEANVPFYSISGSEFVEMFVGVGASRVRDLFEQAKKTAPCIIFIDEIDAVGRHRGAGLGGGHDEREQTLNQLLVEMDGFEGKEGIIVVAATNRPDVLDPALMRPGRFDRQVVVSTPDVKGRLEILKVHVKKIPLAENVELEVIARSTPGFTGADLANLVNEAALLAARRSKDVVEMEDFDEAKDKVLMGVERRSMIISDEEKKNTAYHEAGHTLVAKLIPGTDPIHKVSIIPRGRALGITQQLPLDDRYTYSREYLLKTLRVLLGGRAAEEVALKHLTTGAGNDLERATELVRKMVCEWGMSEKLGPLTFGKKEEHIFLGKEISKSKDYSEKTAEEIDEEIKSIVKEAYRNAKNLLTENSDLLEALAKLLLEKETLDSKEIDALIEEVKRERTVEA encoded by the coding sequence TTGAATATTTATAGAAGTATTTTCATATGGTTACTCATAGGTGCGCTTATGATCCTCCTATTTGACCTTATCAGCACACCAAGGAAAACATACAAGGAACTAACCTTTTCAGACTTTATATCCAGTGTGGACTCAGGCCAGGTAGATGAGATATCCATAAAAGAGAATGAGGTAACCGGAACTCTCAAGGATGGAACAAAGTTTAGAACCTATGTGGAAAAGTACCCTGATTTCATCAATGAGCTAAGAAACAAAAATGTAAATATAGTGGTCAAACCACCGGCACAGAATCCATGGTATATAACATTCTTCTTCTCCTGGGGTCCTATAATATTTTTGGCCCTCATCTGGATATTCTTTATGCGGCAGATGCAGATGGGAGGAAACAAGGCCCTGTCTTTTGGAAAGGCCAAGGCCAAACTCGTCTCTGACAAGTCAGGAAAGGTCACGTTTCAGGATATTGCCGGAATAGAAGAGGCAAAGACGGAAGTACAGGAGATTATCGAGTATCTGAAGGACCCCCAGAAAATGACAAGGCTTGGAGGAAAGATTCCCAAGGGGGTATTGCTTGTCGGATCACCAGGCACAGGCAAGACCCTTCTTGCAAAGGCCATTGCAGGAGAGGCAAATGTGCCCTTCTACTCCATATCGGGCTCGGAATTTGTTGAAATGTTCGTGGGGGTCGGCGCTTCAAGGGTCAGGGACCTCTTTGAGCAGGCAAAAAAGACTGCACCCTGTATTATATTCATAGATGAAATAGACGCAGTCGGACGTCATAGAGGCGCAGGTCTTGGCGGTGGACACGATGAGAGAGAGCAGACACTCAATCAGCTCCTTGTAGAGATGGACGGCTTTGAGGGCAAGGAGGGGATTATAGTAGTAGCCGCTACAAACAGGCCCGACGTCCTGGACCCGGCCCTTATGCGGCCTGGAAGGTTTGACCGCCAGGTTGTGGTCTCCACACCGGATGTAAAGGGTAGGCTTGAGATCCTGAAGGTACATGTCAAGAAGATACCTTTGGCTGAAAACGTCGAGCTTGAGGTTATTGCAAGGTCTACTCCGGGATTTACAGGTGCAGACCTTGCCAACCTCGTAAATGAGGCTGCCCTGCTTGCTGCAAGGAGGTCAAAAGATGTGGTTGAAATGGAAGACTTTGACGAGGCCAAGGACAAGGTCCTTATGGGTGTTGAACGGAGGAGCATGATTATCAGTGATGAAGAAAAGAAAAATACTGCTTACCACGAGGCAGGTCATACACTTGTTGCAAAGCTTATACCCGGAACAGACCCTATTCACAAGGTCAGCATAATCCCGAGGGGAAGGGCGCTTGGGATAACACAGCAATTACCCCTTGATGACAGGTATACCTATTCCAGGGAGTATCTCCTGAAGACACTCAGGGTCCTGCTTGGCGGCCGGGCAGCTGAAGAGGTCGCACTGAAACATCTGACTACCGGGGCAGGTAACGACCTGGAGAGGGCAACCGAACTCGTCAGGAAGATGGTATGCGAATGGGGTATGAGCGAAAAACTTGGCCCCCTCACCTTTGGAAAAAAAGAAGAGCACATCTTCCTCGGTAAAGAGATATCCAAGAGCAAAGATTACAGCGAAAAGACCGCTGAAGAGATTGATGAGGAGATAAAGAGCATTGTCAAGGAGGCGTACCGCAATGCCAAGAATCTCCTTACGGAAAACTCGGATCTTCTTGAGGCCCTTGCCAAGTTACTCCTTGAAAAAGAGACCCTTGATTCCAAGGAAATAGATGCCCTCATAGAAGAGGTGAAACGGGAGAGGACAGTAGAGGCTTGA
- the folP gene encoding dihydropteroate synthase translates to MRLSFRNFSLDFSQKTYVMGILNVTPDSFSDGGQFLDGSSAIERALRMEAEGADIIDIGGESTRPGSEPVSLEQELRRTVPVIEAIAGRLRIPVSIDTYKSEVARRAIEAGAAMVNDISGLRFDPEMAPTLSQYDVALVLMHIKGTPRNMQKNPVYTDLFPEITDYLKEGINIATECGIAKERIVIDPGIGFGKTLEHNLQIINNLDRLSPLCRPVLIGASRKSFIGRILNNAPASERLEGTASAVAISVMKGANIVRVHDVREMARVVKVADAIRREEI, encoded by the coding sequence TTGAGGTTATCCTTCCGCAACTTCTCCCTTGATTTCTCCCAAAAGACTTATGTGATGGGAATACTGAACGTCACTCCCGATTCCTTCTCTGATGGCGGTCAGTTCCTGGATGGAAGCAGCGCCATAGAGAGGGCGCTCCGTATGGAGGCTGAAGGGGCGGATATAATCGATATCGGCGGCGAATCCACAAGACCTGGTTCCGAGCCGGTATCTCTTGAGCAAGAATTACGAAGAACAGTACCTGTTATTGAAGCGATAGCAGGAAGACTCAGGATACCCGTATCAATTGACACATACAAGTCGGAGGTTGCAAGGAGGGCTATTGAGGCCGGGGCTGCCATGGTTAATGATATAAGCGGCCTGAGGTTTGACCCTGAAATGGCCCCTACCCTTTCACAATATGATGTTGCCCTTGTGCTGATGCACATAAAGGGGACTCCGCGGAACATGCAGAAAAACCCGGTATATACTGACCTCTTTCCCGAGATTACGGATTACCTGAAAGAGGGCATCAATATAGCCACAGAGTGTGGCATTGCAAAAGAGAGGATTGTCATAGACCCGGGCATAGGCTTCGGCAAGACCCTTGAACATAACCTGCAGATTATAAATAACCTCGACAGACTATCGCCCCTTTGCCGGCCTGTCCTTATTGGGGCATCGAGGAAATCATTTATCGGCAGGATTCTCAACAATGCACCGGCTTCAGAACGGCTGGAAGGCACTGCGTCGGCTGTTGCCATATCAGTAATGAAGGGAGCCAATATAGTGAGGGTTCACGATGTTAGAGAGATGGCACGTGTAGTAAAGGTTGCTGATGCCATCAGGAGAGAGGAAATTTGA